The following are encoded in a window of Nibricoccus aquaticus genomic DNA:
- the priA gene encoding replication restart helicase PriA → MYVGVHPLAGFDKVLHYRVPESLGAAVVVGSLVRVPIVNRLHLGIVGEIGAPKDFPVEKLKNVAQLVQPFPALTPDLLSLAKWMAAYYACGIDTIIETMLPAAVRNDAGLKIEKMLVMAEKLPEAELEKLTKRAPQQAKLYRFMVQQFKPVKKSLVLTRLDLTAAVVAALVKRGVLREEARRVERVAYADEWGSGEVVAAMPPLLNPQQRAAGEALAASLKADKFGVTLLHGVTGSGKTEVYLHAVHDALAAGGGVIFLVPEVALTPQTVARLRGRLEAIAPGQKTVVWHSHLSEGERIDGWHALASGEARVVVGARSAIFAPVQNLRLVVVDEEHEPAYKQDETPRYHGRDVAVMRAKLAGALCVLGSATPSLESFANAEAGKYQLLQLTQRVDDRKLPHINVVDMKIEIMNSRGMTTLSRKLVNAMQSRFEKREQTILFINRRGYSSSMMCTDCGHVEECEHCSITMTYHRSDERLRCHLCGAERPAPMSCPKCRSVKIRWRGLGTQRVEEAVRRVVPRARIERMDADTMSKKHLFRQVLGDFRAGKIDVLVGTQMIGKGLDFPNVTLVGLIDADISMHIPDFRANERTFQLLVQVAGRAGRGDRAGEVVVQTFTPQAEAIQFSRQADFAGFAASELKMRKDFRYPPYRHLIHHGFRGPNPEKLQFFAEQWAKRVEAALGDKVELRGPSPSPIEKIKDEYRWQLWYFTAQVTKVVAELTKLRADFTWPDDVTQVLDVDPMNMT, encoded by the coding sequence ATGTACGTCGGTGTTCATCCTCTCGCTGGGTTCGATAAAGTCCTGCACTACCGGGTGCCGGAGTCGCTCGGCGCGGCAGTGGTCGTTGGATCGTTGGTACGCGTGCCGATCGTGAACCGGCTGCATCTGGGGATCGTGGGCGAGATCGGCGCGCCGAAGGATTTTCCGGTCGAGAAACTAAAAAACGTGGCGCAGCTGGTGCAGCCGTTTCCGGCGTTGACGCCGGATTTGCTGAGTCTGGCGAAGTGGATGGCGGCGTATTACGCGTGTGGAATCGATACGATCATCGAGACGATGTTGCCGGCGGCGGTGCGCAATGACGCGGGGCTGAAGATCGAGAAAATGCTCGTGATGGCGGAGAAGTTGCCGGAGGCGGAGCTGGAGAAACTGACGAAGCGGGCGCCGCAGCAGGCTAAGTTGTACCGGTTCATGGTGCAGCAGTTTAAGCCGGTGAAAAAATCGCTGGTGCTCACGCGGCTCGATCTCACGGCGGCGGTGGTGGCGGCGCTGGTGAAGCGCGGGGTGCTGCGCGAGGAAGCGCGGCGGGTGGAGCGCGTGGCGTATGCGGACGAGTGGGGGAGCGGCGAAGTGGTGGCGGCGATGCCCCCGTTGCTGAATCCGCAGCAACGCGCGGCGGGCGAGGCGCTGGCGGCGAGTTTGAAGGCGGATAAATTTGGCGTGACGTTGCTGCACGGCGTCACGGGCTCGGGGAAGACGGAGGTATATCTGCACGCTGTGCACGATGCGCTCGCGGCGGGAGGCGGGGTGATTTTTCTCGTGCCGGAAGTGGCGCTGACGCCGCAGACGGTGGCGCGGTTGCGCGGGCGATTGGAGGCGATCGCACCGGGGCAGAAGACGGTCGTGTGGCACAGTCATCTGAGCGAAGGCGAGCGGATCGACGGGTGGCACGCGCTGGCGTCGGGCGAGGCTCGCGTGGTGGTGGGCGCGCGTTCGGCGATTTTTGCGCCGGTGCAAAATTTGCGACTAGTCGTGGTCGATGAAGAGCACGAGCCGGCGTACAAGCAGGACGAGACGCCGCGTTATCACGGGCGGGATGTGGCGGTAATGCGCGCGAAGCTGGCGGGGGCGTTGTGCGTGCTGGGATCGGCGACGCCGTCGCTGGAGTCGTTCGCGAATGCAGAGGCGGGGAAGTATCAACTGCTTCAGCTCACGCAGCGCGTGGATGACCGGAAGCTGCCGCACATCAATGTCGTCGATATGAAGATCGAGATCATGAACTCGCGTGGGATGACGACGCTCTCGCGCAAGCTCGTGAACGCGATGCAGAGCCGTTTCGAGAAGCGGGAGCAGACGATTTTATTCATCAACCGGCGCGGTTACTCGTCGTCGATGATGTGTACGGATTGCGGGCATGTGGAGGAGTGCGAGCATTGCAGCATCACGATGACGTACCACCGCAGCGATGAGCGGCTGCGGTGTCATTTGTGCGGAGCGGAGCGGCCGGCGCCGATGTCGTGTCCGAAGTGCCGGTCGGTGAAAATCCGCTGGCGCGGGCTGGGCACGCAGCGCGTGGAGGAAGCGGTGCGGCGGGTGGTGCCGCGCGCGCGTATCGAGCGCATGGATGCCGACACGATGTCGAAGAAGCATCTGTTCCGGCAGGTGCTGGGGGATTTTCGCGCGGGGAAAATCGATGTGCTTGTAGGCACGCAGATGATCGGGAAGGGACTGGATTTTCCTAATGTGACATTGGTCGGCTTGATCGACGCGGACATCTCGATGCACATCCCGGATTTTCGGGCGAACGAGCGGACGTTTCAGTTGCTCGTGCAGGTGGCGGGACGGGCGGGACGGGGCGATCGCGCGGGCGAAGTGGTGGTGCAGACGTTCACGCCGCAGGCGGAGGCGATCCAGTTTTCGCGGCAGGCGGACTTCGCGGGGTTCGCGGCGAGCGAGTTGAAGATGCGGAAAGATTTCAGGTATCCGCCTTACCGGCATCTGATCCATCACGGGTTTCGCGGGCCGAATCCGGAGAAGCTGCAATTTTTCGCGGAGCAGTGGGCGAAACGCGTGGAGGCGGCGCTCGGCGACAAGGTTGAGTTGCGCGGGCCGTCGCCGTCGCCGATCGAGAAGATCAAGGATGAGTACCGGTGGCAGCTATGGTACTTCACGGCGCAGGTGACGAAGGTGGTGGCGGAGCTGACGAAGCTGCGCGCGGATTTCACGTGGCCGGACGACGTGACGCAGGTGCTCGATGTCGACCCGATGAACATGACGTGA
- a CDS encoding TPR end-of-group domain-containing protein translates to MGKKSDPAFEIAFFESVLRRDPTYADVIEILGGLYTKTGRIEDGLKMDRKLVRLLPKNATAHYNLACSLALCKRKTDALRSLKDAIALGYDDLDWMSQDPDLEILKADPAFKKLLGQLKPQS, encoded by the coding sequence ATGGGAAAAAAATCCGATCCCGCCTTCGAAATCGCCTTCTTCGAATCGGTCCTCCGCCGCGACCCGACCTACGCCGACGTCATCGAAATCCTAGGCGGCCTCTACACAAAAACCGGCCGCATCGAGGACGGCCTGAAAATGGACCGCAAACTCGTCCGCCTCCTCCCCAAAAATGCGACCGCCCACTACAACCTCGCGTGCAGCCTCGCCCTCTGCAAACGCAAGACCGACGCCCTTCGCTCCCTCAAAGACGCCATCGCCCTCGGCTACGACGACCTCGACTGGATGTCGCAAGACCCCGACCTCGAAATCCTGAAAGCCGACCCCGCTTTCAAAAAACTCCTCGGCCAGCTCAAACCCCAGAGCTGA
- a CDS encoding transglutaminase family protein has translation MQKIQINHHTRYSYSAPVILGPHRLFIRPREGHDILIASSRLEISPTPASITWHRDVHGNSVATVVFGEPADSLSILSEVIVEHYDEQPLDFVIEDRAAKFPFVLTPAERMDLMPYLTPSYPEDQSQLDQWTQSFWKAGNTADTSALLNEINRSIANNFSYARREEPGVQRPSKTLATQSGSCRDFATLMIETCRFLGLPARFVSGYASTEDIPAALGSTHAWAEVYLPGAGWKGFDSTGGVIVGPKHIAIAVGRDPESLPPISGSFDIGNNLNVTSSMEVTVEVKRQD, from the coding sequence ATGCAAAAAATCCAGATCAACCACCACACGCGCTACAGCTATTCCGCGCCCGTCATCCTCGGGCCGCATCGCCTCTTCATCCGCCCGCGCGAAGGCCACGACATCCTCATCGCCAGTTCCCGTCTCGAAATTTCCCCCACGCCCGCCTCCATCACCTGGCACCGCGATGTCCACGGCAACTCCGTCGCCACCGTCGTCTTCGGCGAACCCGCCGACTCCCTCTCCATCCTCAGCGAGGTCATCGTCGAACACTACGACGAGCAGCCCCTCGACTTCGTCATCGAAGACCGCGCCGCGAAATTCCCCTTCGTGCTCACGCCCGCCGAGCGCATGGACCTCATGCCGTATCTCACGCCGTCCTACCCCGAGGATCAGTCGCAACTCGATCAATGGACCCAAAGCTTCTGGAAAGCCGGTAACACGGCCGACACCTCCGCGCTGCTCAACGAGATCAACCGCAGCATCGCCAATAACTTTTCCTACGCCCGCCGCGAAGAGCCCGGCGTCCAGCGCCCCTCCAAAACACTCGCCACACAAAGCGGCTCCTGCCGCGACTTCGCCACGCTCATGATCGAGACCTGCCGCTTCCTAGGCCTGCCCGCGCGTTTCGTCAGCGGCTACGCCTCCACCGAAGACATCCCCGCCGCTCTCGGCTCCACGCACGCCTGGGCCGAGGTCTATCTGCCCGGCGCAGGCTGGAAAGGTTTCGACAGCACCGGAGGCGTCATCGTCGGCCCGAAACACATCGCCATCGCCGTCGGCCGAGATCCCGAATCGCTCCCGCCCATCTCCGGTTCCTTCGACATCGGCAACAACCTCAACGTGACCTCCTCCATGGAGGTCACCGTCGAGGTCAAACGACAGGACTGA
- a CDS encoding Fur family transcriptional regulator produces MSNEAARDKFQNYLAKKGLRVTEQRLAIFEAAFGQKEHFTAEELLDHARAIDDSVSRATVYRTLPIMVEASLVREVDIGKNLKYYLPNAENNPQVAQVICMDCDKIFEIAAPFMEWYGNSVSTKLGLTPVTQRLQVNAHCNALKQTGTCKNRS; encoded by the coding sequence GTGAGCAACGAAGCCGCCCGCGATAAATTCCAAAACTACCTCGCCAAAAAAGGTCTTCGCGTCACCGAGCAACGTCTCGCGATCTTCGAAGCCGCCTTCGGCCAGAAAGAGCACTTCACCGCCGAGGAACTCCTCGACCACGCCCGCGCCATCGACGACTCCGTCTCCCGCGCCACCGTTTACCGCACGCTTCCGATCATGGTCGAAGCCTCGCTCGTCCGCGAAGTCGATATCGGCAAAAACCTGAAGTACTACCTCCCCAACGCCGAAAACAATCCTCAGGTCGCCCAGGTCATCTGCATGGATTGCGACAAGATCTTCGAAATCGCCGCCCCCTTCATGGAATGGTACGGCAACTCCGTCTCCACCAAACTCGGCCTCACCCCCGTCACGCAACGTCTCCAGGTGAACGCGCACTGCAACGCGCTCAAGCAAACCGGCACCTGCAAAAACCGCAGCTGA
- a CDS encoding endonuclease/exonuclease/phosphatase family protein, whose translation MLTRIEAAWWRMRRRFSRNEWAVRGLKLGVTADAPHAHGLLMIQIDGLAREQLERAIARGRMPFLKRLLNRGHQLHTFYPGLPSSTPAVQAELYYGVRGAVPAFSFLDKRVGGIGMMMHPDWAKRIEADLQTQATGLLTGGSSWSNIYTGGAAQEESHFCGASIGLGDMWRTGKLRTLVTFAFLHFGAFARLVGLLLLEIVIGFFDALRGVFVQGRSLKRELFFLLARVFVCVGLREMVTLGARLDVTRGLPVVHVNFLGYDEQSHRRGPDSAFAHWTLKGIDRAIRELHRAARRSGRRDYDVWIFSDHGQVRTKALAGVVEGGLEGLVRKHWPNQDAVKAAEAARPQRRPSPGHWLGGPKKEKREETHRAESQLSVFEKQEFAVAALGPVGHVYFGRDLGETGKRRLAAALLRDGVGGVLLRREDGRVDWLHAGGEQVLPDLPEGLPCAEPLRSEIAKDLAHLCHNPHAGDLVVLGWGTKGECWTFAQENGSHAGPTAAEAQGFALLPANVWLPEEARHFIRPSVLRAAALRALGRSETGAVVAAQRRQPSATAVAMRVVTYNVHSCHGGDGRVSPARIARVLERLDADVIALQELDCGRERSRGEDQLAIIAEKLGMHAYFCPAVTSGNSKYGHGVLSREPIRLVRRAVLPRGGRIRGEPREALWVTVPWLGEEVQLLTTHLGLGSAEQASQVADLLAPEWLGGIGTDKPVILCGDMNFPPGSAAYRKLSALMNDVQAHAPGHTARRTFPARWPLRRIDHIFASKHFEVCGVKVLEDDLTRIASDHLPLAADLKLIVPEKTSAPSEGSPRTAVSAGISPVV comes from the coding sequence ATGCTTACCCGTATCGAAGCCGCGTGGTGGCGGATGCGCCGTCGTTTCAGTCGCAACGAATGGGCCGTGCGCGGGCTGAAGCTCGGCGTGACTGCAGATGCGCCGCACGCTCACGGGCTGCTGATGATCCAGATCGACGGGCTGGCGCGTGAGCAACTGGAGCGAGCGATCGCGCGCGGGCGGATGCCGTTTTTGAAGCGACTGCTCAATCGCGGGCATCAGCTGCACACCTTTTATCCAGGGCTGCCATCGAGCACGCCGGCGGTGCAGGCGGAGCTTTATTACGGGGTGCGCGGGGCGGTGCCGGCGTTCAGCTTTCTCGACAAACGCGTGGGCGGGATCGGCATGATGATGCATCCGGACTGGGCGAAGCGAATCGAGGCGGATCTGCAAACGCAGGCGACTGGGTTGCTCACGGGCGGCAGTTCGTGGAGCAACATCTACACGGGTGGAGCGGCGCAGGAGGAAAGCCATTTCTGCGGCGCTAGCATCGGACTCGGCGACATGTGGCGTACCGGAAAACTGAGGACGCTGGTGACGTTTGCATTTTTGCACTTCGGGGCGTTTGCGCGGCTGGTCGGGCTGCTGCTGCTGGAGATCGTGATCGGTTTTTTCGACGCGTTGCGCGGTGTGTTTGTGCAGGGGCGGAGCTTGAAGCGAGAGCTGTTTTTCCTGCTGGCACGCGTTTTTGTCTGCGTGGGACTGCGTGAAATGGTGACGCTCGGCGCGCGGCTCGATGTGACGCGCGGGCTGCCGGTGGTGCATGTGAATTTCCTCGGGTACGACGAGCAGTCGCACCGGCGCGGGCCGGACTCGGCGTTCGCGCACTGGACGTTGAAGGGCATCGATCGTGCGATCCGGGAGCTGCACCGCGCGGCGCGGCGCTCAGGGCGGCGGGATTATGACGTGTGGATTTTTAGCGATCACGGGCAGGTGCGCACGAAGGCGCTGGCGGGCGTGGTGGAGGGCGGGCTGGAAGGACTGGTGCGGAAGCACTGGCCGAATCAAGACGCGGTGAAAGCGGCGGAGGCGGCGCGGCCGCAGCGGCGGCCATCGCCCGGGCACTGGCTCGGGGGGCCGAAAAAAGAAAAGCGCGAGGAGACGCACCGGGCGGAGTCGCAGCTGAGTGTTTTTGAGAAGCAGGAGTTCGCCGTGGCCGCGCTCGGGCCGGTGGGGCATGTTTATTTTGGGCGCGATCTCGGTGAAACCGGCAAGCGGCGGCTGGCGGCGGCGCTGCTGCGGGATGGTGTAGGGGGCGTTTTGCTACGGCGCGAAGACGGGCGGGTGGACTGGCTTCATGCGGGTGGGGAGCAGGTGCTGCCGGATCTGCCTGAGGGACTGCCTTGCGCGGAGCCATTGCGCAGTGAGATCGCGAAGGATCTGGCGCATCTCTGCCACAATCCGCACGCGGGCGATCTGGTTGTTCTCGGTTGGGGAACGAAGGGCGAATGCTGGACCTTTGCGCAGGAGAATGGCTCGCACGCGGGGCCGACGGCGGCGGAGGCGCAGGGTTTCGCACTGCTGCCGGCAAACGTATGGCTGCCGGAAGAGGCGCGGCATTTTATCCGTCCCTCGGTCTTACGGGCGGCGGCGTTGCGTGCGCTCGGGCGTTCGGAAACGGGCGCGGTTGTGGCGGCGCAGCGACGGCAGCCGTCTGCAACGGCGGTGGCGATGCGGGTGGTGACGTACAACGTCCACAGCTGCCACGGCGGCGATGGGCGGGTTTCGCCGGCTCGGATCGCGCGCGTGCTGGAGCGGCTGGATGCGGATGTGATCGCGTTGCAGGAGCTCGACTGCGGGCGTGAGCGTTCGCGTGGCGAGGATCAGCTGGCGATTATCGCGGAGAAGCTGGGGATGCACGCGTACTTTTGCCCGGCGGTGACGTCGGGGAATTCCAAGTACGGGCATGGAGTACTGTCGCGCGAGCCGATCCGGCTGGTGCGGCGCGCGGTGTTGCCACGGGGCGGACGGATAAGGGGAGAGCCGCGGGAAGCTTTGTGGGTGACGGTGCCGTGGCTGGGAGAAGAGGTGCAGTTGTTGACGACGCATCTCGGACTGGGCTCGGCGGAGCAGGCGTCGCAAGTGGCTGATTTGCTCGCGCCGGAGTGGCTCGGTGGGATCGGCACGGACAAACCGGTGATCCTGTGCGGCGACATGAATTTTCCTCCGGGCTCGGCGGCTTATAGGAAACTGTCGGCGCTGATGAACGATGTGCAGGCGCATGCGCCGGGGCATACCGCGCGGAGGACTTTTCCGGCGCGCTGGCCGTTGCGGCGGATCGATCACATTTTTGCCTCGAAGCATTTCGAGGTGTGCGGCGTGAAGGTGCTCGAAGACGATCTCACACGCATCGCTTCCGATCACCTGCCACTGGCGGCGGATTTGAAACTGATCGTGCCTGAGAAAACGAGCGCGCCGTCCGAGGGCAGTCCCCGGACGGCGGTGAGCGCGGGGATCAGTCCTGTCGTTTGA
- the nadA gene encoding quinolinate synthase NadA: MPVLDYEPHVLAPRTAAPALTPIQQEILALKRERNAVILAHNYQIEAIQQVADYVGDSLGLAYQAQASKADAILFCGVHFMAETAKIVNPTRTVLLPDLDAGCSLSDSCPADRLAAYKAANPNVYVVAYINCSAAVKALCDVICTSGNAVKIVNQIPADREILFVPDQNLGQWVAQKTGRKMRLWPGSCYAHVQFTVKALEKVRAKFPHAPVVAHPECVQAVRDLADEVCSTELMVKFAKEQTAKEIIVITESGMLHRLQREVPDKTFIAGPTDTCACNDCRFMKMNTIEKVRDALKNMTPQIELPADIRSAALIPLQRMLDWSKR; the protein is encoded by the coding sequence ATGCCCGTCCTCGACTACGAGCCACACGTCCTCGCCCCCCGCACCGCCGCACCCGCGCTGACGCCCATCCAGCAGGAAATCCTCGCCCTCAAACGCGAACGCAACGCCGTCATCCTCGCGCACAACTACCAGATCGAGGCCATCCAGCAGGTCGCCGATTACGTCGGCGATTCCCTCGGCCTCGCCTATCAGGCCCAAGCCTCCAAAGCCGACGCCATCCTCTTCTGCGGCGTCCACTTCATGGCCGAGACAGCCAAAATCGTTAACCCCACGCGCACCGTCCTTCTCCCCGATCTTGACGCCGGCTGCTCCCTCTCCGACTCCTGCCCCGCCGACCGCCTCGCCGCCTACAAAGCCGCGAATCCCAACGTGTACGTCGTCGCCTACATCAACTGCTCCGCCGCCGTGAAGGCCCTCTGCGACGTCATCTGCACCAGCGGCAACGCCGTCAAAATCGTCAACCAGATACCCGCCGACCGCGAAATCCTCTTCGTCCCCGACCAAAACCTCGGCCAGTGGGTCGCGCAAAAAACCGGCCGCAAGATGCGCCTCTGGCCCGGCTCCTGTTACGCCCACGTCCAGTTCACCGTGAAGGCGCTCGAAAAAGTCCGCGCCAAATTTCCCCACGCCCCCGTCGTCGCGCATCCCGAATGCGTCCAAGCCGTCCGCGACCTCGCCGACGAAGTCTGCTCCACCGAGCTCATGGTGAAATTCGCCAAGGAACAGACCGCGAAAGAAATCATCGTCATCACCGAGTCCGGCATGTTGCACCGCCTCCAGCGCGAGGTCCCCGACAAAACCTTCATCGCCGGCCCGACCGACACCTGCGCCTGCAACGACTGCCGCTTCATGAAAATGAACACGATCGAGAAAGTCCGCGACGCGCTCAAAAACATGACCCCGCAGATTGAGCTCCCCGCCGACATCCGCTCCGCCGCGTTGATCCCCCTCCAACGCATGTTGGACTGGAGCAAACGCTGA
- a CDS encoding type IV pilus modification PilV family protein: MNTTESSPSRPRQHAPFTRITGARLRRGLSLVEVMVAATIFTIFAVSATGLFIQNQRASVGLRYRTQVTNTALNILEQLRLKNYNELKALRAAALLAPTGTHTTTVLVGDPLYVPPTVNPYASLNLPAGLRPEELILNVLDGTVISINRTNIKLPMESGLNTTKLDTRYWLSMKYNESLSTPIVQAIEIALIYQWKMPQRTNWQEGTIRLVVINPQAVKNVASAAAL, from the coding sequence GTGAATACCACGGAAAGCTCTCCCTCCCGCCCCCGCCAGCACGCACCTTTCACCCGCATCACAGGAGCCCGCCTACGACGCGGCCTCTCCCTAGTCGAGGTGATGGTTGCCGCCACGATCTTCACCATCTTCGCCGTATCCGCCACCGGGCTTTTTATTCAGAATCAGCGAGCGTCGGTTGGGCTTCGCTACCGGACTCAGGTCACTAACACCGCGCTCAACATCCTCGAGCAACTCAGGCTGAAAAATTACAATGAGCTGAAAGCCCTGCGCGCTGCCGCCCTCCTCGCTCCCACAGGAACACACACCACGACCGTCCTTGTCGGCGATCCACTCTACGTCCCGCCCACGGTCAACCCATACGCATCCCTCAACCTGCCTGCCGGACTTCGACCTGAAGAGCTAATCCTCAACGTCCTCGACGGTACCGTCATCAGCATCAATCGAACTAACATCAAACTGCCGATGGAAAGCGGCCTTAACACCACGAAACTGGATACACGTTACTGGCTTTCGATGAAGTATAACGAGTCACTCAGCACCCCCATCGTTCAGGCCATAGAAATCGCACTCATTTACCAATGGAAAATGCCGCAACGCACCAACTGGCAGGAAGGCACCATCCGTCTAGTCGTCATCAACCCTCAGGCAGTGAAAAACGTAGCCTCAGCTGCGGCCCTTTGA
- a CDS encoding sigma-54-dependent transcriptional regulator: MNILIVDDQVSVQKSTSYALRAMGHETFIANNTKQAERILEEEPIHAMFLDVMLGPESGLDFLPKLPELGVEIPVIVFTAQTSVEAAVEAMRRGAHDYIQKPFIPEDIKQKLAKLEQQRKLTTKVRELEGRVASNQPALLLESNEPAMKKAFDMAFRAAPSEATVLILGPSGTGKTVLARSVHERSARADKPFVTINCPSLSKELLESELFGHVKGSFTGALKDTWGKVATADGGTLFLDEIGEVPLEIQPKLLRLLQDREYERVGDTRTRKANVRLIAATNRDLAKEVAEGRFREDLFYRLKVIGVEMPALVDRPGDMPVLMENYLKFFAAAKGQPKLKFSREAALALADYTWPGNLRELRNVVERAVILSSGEEIEPADLPEEFTSKSEESSAVRPGHFVTIDRLEEEHIRRVVAKVDSLDQAAKIMGIDIATLYRKRKRLGMVTTTIDTSKRVEA; the protein is encoded by the coding sequence ATGAACATCCTCATCGTCGATGACCAAGTGAGCGTCCAGAAATCCACCTCGTATGCGTTGCGCGCGATGGGGCATGAGACGTTCATCGCCAACAACACCAAGCAGGCCGAGCGCATCCTCGAGGAGGAGCCGATCCATGCGATGTTTCTCGATGTGATGCTCGGACCGGAGAGCGGGTTGGATTTTTTGCCGAAGCTGCCCGAACTCGGAGTGGAGATTCCGGTGATCGTTTTTACGGCGCAGACATCGGTCGAGGCGGCGGTCGAGGCGATGCGGCGCGGGGCGCATGATTACATCCAAAAGCCTTTTATCCCGGAGGACATTAAACAGAAGCTGGCGAAGCTGGAGCAGCAGCGGAAGTTGACGACAAAGGTGCGCGAGCTCGAAGGCCGCGTGGCGTCGAATCAACCGGCGTTGCTGCTAGAGTCGAATGAGCCCGCGATGAAGAAGGCGTTCGACATGGCGTTTCGTGCGGCGCCGTCGGAGGCGACGGTGCTCATCCTCGGGCCAAGCGGCACGGGCAAGACGGTGCTGGCGCGCTCGGTTCACGAACGCAGTGCCCGCGCGGACAAGCCGTTCGTGACGATCAACTGCCCGAGTCTTTCCAAGGAGCTGCTCGAGAGTGAACTCTTCGGTCACGTGAAAGGATCGTTCACGGGCGCGCTCAAAGATACTTGGGGCAAAGTCGCGACGGCGGATGGAGGCACGCTCTTCCTCGATGAAATCGGAGAGGTGCCGCTGGAGATCCAGCCGAAGCTGCTGCGCTTGTTGCAGGATCGTGAATACGAGCGCGTGGGCGACACGCGTACGCGGAAGGCGAATGTGCGGCTCATCGCGGCGACCAACCGCGATCTCGCGAAGGAAGTCGCTGAGGGACGTTTCCGCGAAGATCTGTTTTACCGACTTAAGGTGATCGGCGTGGAGATGCCCGCACTCGTGGATCGTCCCGGAGATATGCCGGTGTTGATGGAAAATTATCTGAAGTTTTTCGCCGCAGCGAAAGGGCAGCCGAAGTTGAAGTTTTCGCGCGAAGCGGCGCTCGCGCTGGCGGATTATACGTGGCCGGGAAATCTCCGTGAGCTGCGCAATGTTGTGGAGCGCGCGGTGATTCTTTCGTCGGGCGAGGAAATTGAGCCCGCTGATCTGCCGGAGGAATTCACCTCGAAGAGCGAGGAGTCATCGGCGGTGCGGCCGGGGCATTTTGTGACGATCGACCGCCTCGAGGAAGAGCACATCCGGCGCGTGGTCGCGAAGGTCGATAGTCTCGATCAGGCGGCGAAGATCATGGGTATCGACATCGCGACACTGTATCGGAAGCGCAAGCGCCTGGGTATGGTGACGACGACGATCGACACGTCGAAACGAGTCGAGGCGTGA
- a CDS encoding glycosyltransferase — translation MKICFFTNTFLPHVGGVAKSVQTFLEDYRRLRQRVLVVAPQFAEGGAPERIERSVERVPALQNFNGSDFSVSLPLSTESTERITGFKPDLLHAHHPFLLGDTALRASAMTGAPVVFTHHTLYEQYTHYVPFDSPRLKEFVIELSTRFANRCHGVIAPSESIAELLVSRGVTTPIRVVPTGIDTKALASGSRARGRKQWNIPSDAVVIGHLGRLAPEKNLTFLSEAVVRTLKREKNAWLLVVGDGPSREEMEKIMATHNVADRVRFAGKLTGKALHDAYAAMDVFAFASQSETQGMVLAEAMAAGNPVIALDASGAREIVRDKENGRLLKADASTVDFSRALNQVVRSAELRKKWSKGAREQAANFDRVVTSVKALEFYREVIAAHRRDQPRIEEQSLWERTKERLAIEGQLVADKVGAAVKAITAPLSQLAAS, via the coding sequence ATGAAAATTTGTTTCTTCACCAACACGTTTTTGCCGCACGTCGGCGGCGTCGCCAAATCGGTCCAGACCTTTCTAGAAGACTATCGCCGGCTGCGTCAGCGCGTGCTCGTGGTGGCCCCGCAATTTGCCGAAGGCGGTGCGCCGGAGCGCATCGAGCGTTCGGTGGAGCGCGTCCCAGCGCTGCAAAATTTTAATGGCAGCGACTTCTCGGTTAGCCTGCCGCTCAGCACGGAATCGACGGAGCGCATCACGGGGTTCAAGCCGGACCTGTTGCACGCGCATCATCCATTTCTGCTCGGGGACACGGCGCTGCGCGCCTCGGCGATGACGGGTGCTCCGGTGGTGTTCACGCACCATACGCTGTACGAGCAGTACACGCATTACGTGCCGTTTGATTCGCCGCGGTTGAAGGAATTCGTGATCGAGCTCTCGACGCGTTTTGCGAATCGCTGCCATGGTGTGATCGCGCCGAGCGAGAGCATTGCGGAGCTGCTCGTGAGCCGCGGCGTGACGACGCCGATCCGCGTGGTGCCGACGGGCATCGACACGAAGGCACTCGCCTCGGGCAGCCGCGCGCGTGGCAGGAAGCAGTGGAACATCCCGAGCGATGCGGTGGTGATCGGTCATCTGGGGCGGCTGGCGCCGGAAAAGAATCTGACGTTTCTCTCGGAGGCGGTGGTGCGCACGCTCAAGCGGGAGAAGAACGCGTGGCTGCTGGTTGTCGGGGATGGTCCGTCGCGCGAGGAGATGGAAAAAATCATGGCCACGCATAACGTTGCGGACCGTGTGCGGTTCGCGGGGAAGCTCACGGGCAAGGCGCTGCACGATGCGTACGCGGCGATGGATGTCTTCGCGTTTGCCTCGCAGAGCGAGACGCAGGGCATGGTGCTCGCCGAGGCGATGGCGGCGGGAAATCCGGTGATCGCGCTCGATGCGTCCGGTGCGCGCGAAATCGTGCGCGACAAGGAAAACGGCCGCTTGCTGAAGGCGGATGCGAGCACGGTGGATTTTTCACGCGCGCTTAATCAAGTGGTGCGCAGCGCGGAGCTTCGGAAGAAGTGGAGCAAGGGCGCGCGGGAGCAGGCGGCGAATTTCGACCGGGTGGTCACGTCGGTGAAAGCGCTGGAATTTTATCGCGAAGTGATCGCCGCTCATCGCCGCGACCAGCCGCGCATCGAGGAGCAATCGTTATGGGAACGCACGAAGGAGCGTCTCGCGATCGAGGGCCAGCTGGTCGCTGACAAAGTCGGCGCGGCGGTGAAAGCTATCACGGCTCCGCTCTCGCAACTGGCAGCCTCCTGA